In one window of Hemiscyllium ocellatum isolate sHemOce1 unplaced genomic scaffold, sHemOce1.pat.X.cur. scaffold_3218_pat_ctg1, whole genome shotgun sequence DNA:
- the etfb gene encoding electron transfer flavoprotein subunit beta — protein sequence MTVTRILVGVKRVIDYAVKIRVKPDRTGVVTDGVKHSMNPFCEIAVEEAVRLKEKKLAQEVIAVSCGPQQCQETIRTALAMGADRGIHVAVTGKDYEALGPLQVSKILAAIAKQQKVDLILLGKQAIDGDWNQTGQMTAALLDWPQGTFASEVKVEDKKLCVTREVDGGLETVSLTLPAIVTADLRLNEPRYATLPNIMKAKKKRIEQVTVEELGVDVRSKLQTVSVEEPPHRTAGVRVENAEQLVAQLREIGRI from the exons aTCCGGGTGAAGCCGGACCGCACTGGGGTGGTCACCGATGGGGTGAAACATTCCATGAACCCTTTCTGCGAGATCGCCGTGGAGGAGGCTGTGAGGCTGAAGGAGAAGAAGCTGGCCCAGGAGGTGATCGCGGTCAGCTGTGGGCCCCAGCAGTGTCAG gagACGATCCGGACGGCTCTGGCCATGGGTGCTGACCGAGGGATCCACGTGGCAGTCACGGGGAAAGACTATGAGGCTCTGGGTCCTCTGCAGGTCTCCAAGATCCTGGCTGCTATCGCCAAGCAACAGAAGGTGGATCTCATTCTCCTGGGCAAGCAG GCGATCGATGGGGACTGGAATCAAACTGGACAGATGACCGCTGCCCTGCTGGACTGGCCACAG GGCACCTTTGCTTCGGAGGTGAAGGTGGAGGATAAGAAGTTGTGTGTGACCCGTGAAGTGGATGGTGGTTTGGAAACGGTTTCCCTCACGTTGCCAGCCATTGTCACCGCGGACCTGCGCCTGAATGAGCCGCGATATGCCACTCTGCCCAACATCATG AAAGCCAAGAAGAAGCGGATTGAGCAGGTGACGGTGGAGGAGCTGGGGGTGGATGTCAGGAGTAAGCTGCAGACCGTCAGCGTGGAGGAGCCTCCCCACCGCACCGCGGGGGTCCGAGTGGAGAACGCCGAGCAGCTCGTGGCTCAACTGCGCGAAATCGGCCGCATCTGA
- the LOC132813094 gene encoding V-set and immunoglobulin domain-containing protein 10-like encodes MWRETITLCLYLLAGVTAEIEIELASTVSVVVGEDANLTVSYSSTSRPHVTWSSGDVFAFWNIGENTSVSVSAEYEDRLMVNTSTASIVIARTRLTDSSLYSVSLSAVGERPTSRNVTLRVYELITDVRVAVPTSDIEEGDPDIVLTCAMNSGTWDLLSWRKDGEMIQGDSRRILAGNELTIRKVIRGDTGSYSCFVQNPFSNGSAQGSLSVYYGPDVPRVTITSPGDPSPESYVLVNSTVTLNCSSASEPEAGYVWSVGESGNTEVPQGAVLTLHHIRLDQAGTYSCIATNPRLSRSVRKSLILNVY; translated from the exons ATGTGGAGAGAGACAATAACACTCTGCCTCTACCTACTGGCAG GTGTGACAGCGGAGATTGAGATTGAGTTGGCGAGTACAGTGAGTGTGGTCGTTGGGGAAGATGCCAACCTGACAGTGAGCTACAGCAGCACCTCCCGGCCTCACGTCACCTGGTCCTCAGGAGATGTCTTTGCCTTTTGGAACATTGGCGAGAATACATCCGTGAGTGTTTCAGCTGAATACGAGGATCGGCTGATGGTGAACACCAGCACAGCGTCCATTGTCATTGCCCGCACCCGGTTAACCGACAGCAGCCTGTACTCTGTCTCCCTCAGTGCCGTGGGAGAGAGACCAACCAGCCGGAACGTCACCCTCAGGGTCTACG AGCTGATCACTGATGTCAGGGTGGCAGTGCCCACGTCTGATATTGAGGAGGGTGACCCGGACATCGTGTTGACCTGTGCCATGAACTCGGGGACCTGGGATTTGCTGAGCTGGCGTAAGGATGGAGAGATGATCCAGGGAGATTCCCGCCGGATCCTGGCCGGTAATGAGTTAACCATTCGGAAGGTGATCCGAGGGGATACCGGATCCTATTCCTGCTTCGTTCAGAATCCCTTCAGCAACGGCAGCGCCCAGGGCTcgctcagtgtttact ATGGCCCTGATGTGCCCAGGGTCACCATCACCTCGCCCGGTGACCCCAGCCCGGAGAGCTACGTCCTGGTGAACTCCACGGTGACCCTGAACTGCAGCAGCGCCTCGGAGCCAGAGGCCGGCTACGTGTGGAGCGTCGGGGAGAGCGGGAATACCGAGGTCCCACAGGGCGCCGTCCTCACCCTGCACCACATCCGCCTCGACCAGGCCGGAACCTACAGCTGCATCGCCACCAACCCCCGGCTCTCCCGGAGCGTCCGCAAGTCCCTCATCCTCAACGTCTACG